TACAGATTTGctaaatttaaaatgttaacCTAAGATGATTTATTATGTTGCTCTTGTATACTCCTCATTTACTAAAGGTGATGCACCTTTTTTTTGAGCTCGTTTGATATATTttactacttatcaaaaataggTATACAAGCAATAGGACTAtcttctatagcattgtgaccgttaaaataaattgacaatTCAAGAAGAGTAGATTCCACTCCCCAATTTCTCTTCCACTTGTGTCAGCTACCAAAAGTTTCCTCCATTTCCACGAGCATGTGGAcaatgagctttagctcaaatggtatTTCCTCTctttgtagcaaggtggagggtgaggtcatGGGTTCAAGTCCCACTGGGTGCAtgtgtaacttaccaataaaaataatgatatttaatagGTTGGAAGTAACCGCTTGATCCAAGATAGGAAACCTAAGTGGCCTCAAATACCAAATCGGATGCAGGATCTTTTGGAATTCAGCACTGGAATTAGGTTTCTTAGTGTTATCTTGATTAAGATTTGATCTGAAAGGTTTCAAGGTTATTtaggtatgaaaaaaaaaaagaaaaagaaaaaggatctTCATGGCCTTATTACCAATAAAATTAGGAATCAAGGTTGAATTTTCAGGCAGCAGGTTGTTGAAGTAAGaattgaaaagaagaagaaaacagccCAAGCAGTCAGACACCTAGGTTTCCTAAGCAATAAAACCTAGGAAGTAGAAGGCAATCACACCCTCAAAGCTTTGAGAAGAGCTGCTGCAATTTTATTGAACTTCTATTTGCTCTCAATAGAAGTTCTCTTTACTAAGAGCTGCTACAGTCCATAAGTAatttcccaaaaagaaaaacttacaGATTCTTGAATCTCTTCTTTCACTACATAAAATGGGTCTTGAGCAGAAGGCATCTCGTAACTTGCGACAGTAATTTAACCTACATACATCCAGAAACAGACTTCCATTAGCAAGATTAGATCAACTACATGGATGCATATGAATAATTTGGAATTAACTGCCTTTAAAGGTTCTACACcattaagtaaaacaaataactaaatgtaaaataacacaaaatttTAACGAGGGAAGAATATACCGACTCTAAATCAGAGAAATTTTCAAGGGTTTCTAAAGCCAATTAATTTGCACTTATTCTTTCTTGACTAAGATCGTAGAAAGGAGCACTAGCTCTGAGTACCATTGTATAGACGTGAGTTgatgaagagaaagaggagctcTATGAATCAAACAGAAGGGGGATTGAAATCgcctttttgagaaaattgaatTAATGAATAAAGCTTGTTTGTCAAACAAACCCAGAGGCTTGTGCTAGTCAAGACTCAGGTTGCTATCTTTACATTTATTAATTTCACtgccaatttttgtttttcaatttttcttgatCTCTGTATAAATTTACATGATGTTAGTGTTTTTGGTCGTGATTTGGATCGGTGATGTTTTACCAATTTCCGATTTTGTCTTCAATTACTACTACAATGATTGATCTTGAAAACTGCAATCTGgtaatttcaattcaattacacaaaatcaacaatctggTAATTTCATGAGTTTTAAGATTTAGCCAGCGTACCTGGTAGCCTGATTTGGTATAGGATAATTTCTGCACAAACTTGTCCTCAAATCCACAACTGAAAAGGGGATCGATTGCTTCTAAGGGTGCCAGATAGTGCTAGGCTGATTTGGTGAGATAAGCATTGCTAGTGATAGTATAAGTTCCTTCATTATCACTGAACTCAGTATAATGTTTAGCACTTGCTGGGAATGGTAATATCGTGGCCGTTTATAACTTGGAGCTGGTCCCATTGCACAGCAACAATTCCAATCCAATAGGCTCTCCTAGATCATGGCAATGGCGTCTCCATGGGCATGATCAAAGTAAAGTACATGCTTTTATATGAAATGTATAATTATTTCCAAGAGAAAGATTCAtaatatataggaaaaaaaaaaaaagatttaaaaaaatcaaaatagagCTTGTTAGCTTAAATGGTAACCCATCTGCAATTGGACAAACGGCTGTAGGTTCAAAATTACAAATCTTACCTAGGCTGTTTAATTTCTTGAAACTCTACATAAAGAATGAATCAATGGACAGCAAAGAATTAGCAACCATCAAATCATAAGAAATGCAGACATACAATTACACTTTATTCTCTTCCacctaaaaaaatttgttttccaGAGCATTACAAAATATACCCAACCACAGTTGCAACGATCAAATTCAAGCAAATGGTTTAACAAAATATGCCCAAAACGCATGTAACAATAGAGTAAGTATCCAATAATCAGCCATCAATCTTGACTGGCCTTTGATTAatggttttttaattattttcatatcgataactaaaaattaaaaagcacaCGCCTGTTGCACTCGTAGTGTGCTTCATCAAATGTGCCTCACTTCAGGATTAAGCAGCACTTCTCCCTGGGTCATTGTGCTTTTTAACAATCCACTCATACTCATAAATTTCTGCTCACAATGACTTAAAAAGGTATAGTGGTCCACTAGGGAGCAGAAGCTTCCTACCACACAGGCTGTAATCATGCCTGTGGAGACGCCATTGCCACGCCATTGCCACAATCTAGGAGAGCCTATTGGATTGGAATCGTTGCTGTGCAATGAGACCAGCTCCAAGTTATAAACGGCCACCATATTAACATTCCCAGCAAGTGCTAAACATTATACTGAGTTCAGTGATAGTGAACGAACTAATACCATCACTAGCAATGCTTATCTCACCAAATCAGCCAAGCACTATCTGGCACCATTAGAAGCAATCAATCGTCTTTTCAGTTGTGGATTTTGTGGACAAGTTTGTGCAGAAAATATCCTTTACCAAATCAGGCTATCAGGTACGCTGCCTAAATCTTAAGACTCATAAAATTAccagattgttgattttgtgcaattgaattgaaattaacAGATTGCATTCTTCAAGATCAATCATTGTAGCAGTAATTCAAGacagaaaatcagaaaaagaaaatcggAAATCATTAAAACATCACCGGTCCACATCACGACCAAAAGCACTAACATCCCGTAAAATTATACAGAGatcaagaaaaattgaaaaacaaaaattgacagtaaaattaataaatgtaaagatagagagagagagagaggggggattGTACGGACTGAcctaaaaagagagagagatgagaacTTTTCGGTTTGGTCTGAGGCGGAGATGGGAGAGTATACAGGGAGACGCTATTCACTCAGAAGGCAAATACAATCCGGTTCACGGCTAGTGTAATTTTAAAGAGGTTTGATATaggcacaacacaaacccaacttaaaaccaacttctctcctacatggcatttatttattttttattatattttttttaaaccaaatcaaatgtccgtaaaaatcaaattttcagaAATCTAAAAGTCTCTCTCAGtccctcgctctccctcccgctcaccctctctcctccggcgagttcatCGGCCACCGGAAATCCTCTCTCAGtccctcgctctccctcccgtgctcaccctctctctcctccggcgagttcttcGGCCACCGGAAATCCTCTCTCACTCCAtcgctctccctcccgcgctcaccctctctctcctccggcgagttcttcGGCACCGGCGAAGCTGTCCGTCCGTCGCAAGGTTCCGTCGATTGTCTCTCTCACCGGCGAagctcctgtctctctctcactccggcgaagcCGAAGgctttctctctcctcctccgGTGGTAAGtaatccctctctctcatccGCATTCAAAATCTAGGGCTTTTTGATTTATGTGTAGTGGTTGCTAGAATAGTGTATTAGATTTAtgtgtatttagggtttagatttctgttttttgaatattattggGTATGgattttttacttcttttaagGGAGGGCTTGTTAGGCTCATCCTTGGTTTTCTAGCTGGCCTTACAATGAAAATGGAAGCGGAAAGGAGGCATGAGGTGATCAAAGGGCTTCTGAATATTACTTTCCTTGAGATTGTTGATCCCATAACTGTAAATTATAGCTTATCTCTTTCTTCTGGGAAACTTGTGAAACCCATAGGAACCCGAATGATTCTTTGGGATAGAGAGGCTTCAAAGTTTTTGGCACCAAAGTTGGACAGGTCAAGTGGTTATAAGAATATCATTGAATATGCCACATATTTTTCTGAAGCAATTTCTGAGGGTTTGTTATGGGATAACAGCGATCATACTAGTGCACTTTCTGAGTTGATAAAGTTGGGCTTCATGCTGGAATTTAATGAGCAATCAGTAGGGTTTTTAATGAAGTCCAAGAATTTGCAGATTTTCATTGAAGATGAGGAGTTTCTCACTTCTGCCTTCCCTTCTGAATATGCCAcaattggttaatgtttttaattgcTGTTTTGTCCTGggtttttctttctattctgttttttttttttttttttttttggttgaaactTTCTCTTGTAATTTTGAACTAAATGATAATTTTGTGATGTCTGCATTTATATGTATTTGTTGCTGCATTGCTGATTCTTATTGTCTGTTAAATGTGTGCTTCTCTTGTAATTTATCTTACTGTTTGGTCAGTCAGAATTCTACATGTGATGTTTGTTGATATTGAacataaagtaagaagaaaaatgtACACCATCAACATTCAGTACCTGCAGATAGTTCAACcttttgagtgccagaaatgggCCTTTATAGGGTCTTTTTTGATTGCAGTGTCTGTGACAGTGAGTGAATGGAAAGCCAAGAAATACCAAAGAACATACTTTGCTGATTTTGATTGTTATAATCGCACCTGTTACTGTGAAAGTACAATTCTTTAACAGATAAGCAGCATAAATTAATGAGTTATTAGAGATTGATATAATGTCCCTAAAAGTGCCTATAGCAATTCTGTCAACTACCAAGGTTTTTCTACTTGCTCATCAAATTCTGTCAACTGCCACTTTATCGTCGCCTCTCTCAAGAGAAGTCTTGGAATgaagttcattttctttttttcttttcaagccTATTTAAGTTCTTACTATTTGTATGCTTTTTATAGTTCACACTGCTTatacaataatattttgaattatatattagGTAAGCGAAAAAGTTACTCATCATAGCTGCCTAAATGGACAAGGGGGGTGAAGTTGAATCTTTGTGTACACGTATTCCAAATGATGAAGATTTTTTGGAGCAAGATTGCCCTCAAATAGGTTTGacttttcatcttttgtttgggtTATAATTTTGCTTTGACACACCAAGATGGCTTTTAACTTTGTATCCCTTTTTGATAGATGTGgatgaagaagttgaagaaccaaATGTCTTAAGGATCACTTGTTCGGATGAAGAGTTGGATGGGGATGAAAGTTCGAATGAAGAGTTGGATGGAgatgaaaaatttgaagaaacagAGATGATCGGTGGGAATgaaaaagttgaagaaccaaGGATGATCGGCATCTTTTAACTTTGTAGCATTCTGATACATGTCATTATGTCCAAGagcatgtaaaatttaatatagtttatgcctttgatgttggcattttttttagggaattGGCATGTAACTGTCTTTTTGGGAAGTTGCCATGTGACTTTGTCTTTTTGAGAAATTGTCATGTAACTCTTTAAAAGGATTGTGTTGGGAGCAACGTGGAAGAGCTTTGTCATTTATGTTTATTGTATATTTCTTACTGTTTATGAAAGTTTTTATAGggttctttgattttttgttcatttatttttgggggAAGTTGGATTTATGGGTTGCTAGTTGTTTTAGATAGTGAAAGTGTTTGTTAATTTGTAGTTATAACGTGCAAATGATGGTGTCAGTGTTATAATTGAAGCTAGATTTAGTTATTCAAGTATTGGTTTTTGGTCTGATTGATCTTTTGTCACTATACGTCTGTGATGTTTGGTTCTTTGAggatttgtttctttatatttggaaaCTGAATGTAGCTTTAGGAAAAATAGTGAATTTGGGACAGTGGGTTTTAGTAGGGTTATTGTTGTTTTAGTGTCTATATTTTTTCCCTCTTCATAATTATTGTGTATCTTAATGTGGCATCTAATGTATCTATTATTTCTAGTTCtctgttttatgtttgttttgcatATGCGGGAAAGGTTAGAGTTATCTCAAgtattaacttaaaattttatcttGCTGAAAAACAGCGTGTATGTCCTTGAGAATTAGGTTGTAACAAAATGGCGTATTTTACATTAAGCAGTCCTTTTGTATTAAGCAGTAAAAGCAGCGATGAGTAGGTACAATGCATTCCAGCAAGATTCGTGTAATAACAAGTCTGCTGTGTATGTTATAATTGAGATAAGGAGCATATACATAGCAATATAAATGAAGCACCTACAAAATTCTACATCTGGCTCATAAATGAAGGTACCCACACACGTGAGGAAGGAAGCTCATATCAAGATATATTACAACATTTTCTTGTATAATCTCAGTGACTCATGAGAGtattttaaagtgaaaaagcCAAGAGATGACAAAGCCAAGGACCATGCAGGACAGAAGAAAATGCATTATGCGGCGGCGATGCCAGACGGTTCAAGTCTCCACTAGTATCACAGGAGCTGCTACTGCTGACGAGGCTGCAGCAGTAGCATTGCTTGCCTCATTTCTCTGCTCACCAGCAACATTGAGTGCAGTGCCACCACAAATCTCGCAGGTTCTGCAAAAAGTAAGTAAATTTATTACCAATGAGGACAGACAGTATTGGCACGTGAATCAAAACTAACCTAGTTACTGAATTTGATTGGGCATATGAAGCAGAAACCAAAAATGTGGTAGGAAGCAAGTTTCAAATCTAAATGAACAGTAGCAAGCTCTGGATTTACTGCTCTATCATGTCCATTCAATTCAACTTACAAAATCATAGATAAATTCTATGTGATTGATATTTCAAAAGACATTTAAAAGACAGGGATATTATCTTTGGATGAGAACAGGAAAACATCACACAATTAATAGGGCTATTGCACTGTAATTTTGGCTAAACGTGATCTACAGTAATCAGGGATCTTCAACTATCTTCCTAACATAGTTTTCCATTTATGTCTTGGATGTCCCTTCTTTTATGGGAGAAAGTGTCTCAAGTTCAGAAAAGTGATACAAGGATCGTAGCTTGTGGGAGAAAAATGTCATTTACCCTAAGTTGTATAATAGAAAAGCCAAGTCCAAGTAAGGAAACGTCAGCTCCTTTAGCCTCATGGAAAAGGCCCTCATAAACATGCTCATATAGGTTTGGCAGTGAGCTGAATTTGGATCAGGAACAAGAGTATATAGATTATGAAGAATTTAATTACCCTTCTAAACATTTTtgatttaagggaaaaaaaaaaaaggcaagggTCTGTATGCTTTCCCCATCATCTCCAGATCTCAACCCACGAAAGAAGCTTCTCTCTTTTATGCAAATACCACACCTTATCATCAAGGGTTTTTTTGGAttataattttcctttcttgatTGAGGAGATGATGATAGAATTTGTAACACTTTGGTGTCTCCTTTAATTTGGACCTAGCTAGTTCATAGAAATGGTGATCCACACTACAGCTGTGAAGTTCATCAAGATTGATGTCTCTTATCTATCTATATGTGTTCCTAATCTCCATTTTCTACCCTCCACTTTAGTAAATTTGTCTTAAATGATCTAACAACAGGAGGTAATGACAGAATTGAAGTTGATATTTGTACTGGTGAAGAAATGGAAGGAAGTTGACTAGGTGGGTGAGGCCAATGAGGATGCGCTTCAAGCCCAAGTCCAAGATCAAGCTCAAAATGAGCTAGAGCTCAGACTCAGATATCATCAAGCTGATGCAAGCACAAGCAGCCAAGCTTTTCCAACATGTTTTGAGTTGAACTAAAACACATATTTGTTTGCACACCCTAGatatcaaacaatattaaaataaagcGAGCATGCAAATTACAAGCTTATCTACATACACAAACAAGGAGAGAAGCCATTACCACCAATAAGGACTAAACTCTCAACCCCttaactcaactcaactaagcccTAATTAAATTGGGGTTGACTATCTATATCCTCAAATTAAGCAAGGTAGGCTAGAAGTACTCTTTGCAGCCATTCTAATCTATCTAAAATCACACTTTCTGTTACCTCCCTATTTAACACATTTTTATTCGCTACTTCTACTCATGTTCTTTTAAGTCTTActgaagaaagaaataaaataaaatcacaagcGCAAGCGCAAGCGCAAACACCAATACACCCAATTATGGAGTACTCACACATTAGACAAGCTTGTCTCCACAATTATGGTGCACTATGGGCTTCACATAACCCTTATACAGAGACTGTCATGCCTCATTTTTAATCTACTTAACAATGTGGTATCTTCTTGTGAACTCCTACTCAACATGGTGACAAAGCTACTCACCAACAACAAATTCTAGTACTTGACCCAAATTGTATCTCGGATTGGCTCAATCACAGCCCTACAGAGCAACGACAAGAAATGTGGTTGATCAATTACATTCACTTATAGTACATGTGCAACTTCTTGTCCAAATTCATTTTCCCATTCCAATGGGAGGGAGGACTTCTTGAATAGTATTAAGAATCCATGTCCATGTATCTTCCATGAACTACCTCATGGATAAATGCCATGCACCAACTAATAATTTAGCCAAAAACCAATACCAAATATATAAAGTACCTGTCCAGTTCGGAAGAACAACTTTGTGTAGCCAACTTGATACATTTCAGGCAAGATATTGAACTGATGAAGAATTGCAACTAAAACACTAAGTGGATCCTGATATGCGACATTCTCCAGCAGAAGAAAACCATATCTGATGTGAGATTTAACATCAGATATCCACCAagccaaaggaaaaaaaaaaaaaaaatcgtaatcAATTAggaaatatataagaatttttAAAGCTGTTACTGAAGATAAAATATTATCTTTCTTTACCTTCTGGCAAACTTCTGGTAGGACATTCTGGTGGGAAAGCCAGATCTTGATATTCGTACTACTTCTAGGACTCCACAACATCTTAACTGCGGCAGCACAAGTCCTTGCTCATACAATTTGGGAGACTGAAGGTTATTGGGCTTGATACAACGTATGAAATGAGGTGTGGTGCTTTCTAGGTGTTGCATCAGTAGGAATAATTGACCCTGAATaccaccaaaaacaaatattcactACCCAATCAAACATATaactaaaaaacaataaaaccaccaaaacccaaaactgCCAGCTTTCTCGGCatccaaccaaacaaaaacacatcaaagacacggaagcagagaaaaaaaaaccaaaaccctaatcagaagaaaaaaaaaatcaataataaaaagatctaaCAGGGGGATTTGAGTTTATAAGGAAGAAGACACACCAGGATGAGATCGAAGAGGGTGGCCTGGTCGACCTTGACGAACTCGGTGTCCTAGGCCTTGAGGTCATCGGAGGAGGAGGTGGAGCGTTCTTCGGATGCGGCGGCTGCTTTGGGGGCCTCGACGTGCTTCTTGCAGTACTCGGTGGCCGAAGacgtcgccggagtgagagagatagAGACGGGACCTTGCGAGAAACTGAGCGCGGGAGGGGAGCGAAAAACTGAGAGGATTTTTGGATCTGAAAGGGGAAAAGAGGatgtgaattttttaaaaattcaaacttttattttttattaaaaaaaatgccatgtaggagagaagttggttttgagttgggtttgtgttgtgcctttaacatttttcaattttaaaacgATCGTTAATAGTAATTTGACAGGTCATATGAAAGAAAGTTAACGGCATCCTCTTACAGCGACGAAAACGCCATGCGACTTCACCATGCGACTTCTACCGATGATCTTGTTGACTTCACCTTACGACTCGTCACCGTTGTTTTTTTGCTGTGAGATGATGccattaactttatttcatatGACCTGTCAAATTATTAACCTTagatcattttaaaattatcttaGCCGTGAACCGGTTTGTGGGTGCTTTTCGTAtcgtaattttataaataaaaagtgcgattttaaattaaattacaaatgaattgtttagaattgcatttttaaaaaatagcaatcTGAAAACATAAATTGTATATGGTTTCAAATCTCATGTAAGAAAGTGTTTTTCTAAAAACGCACAATTTAATATgctaaattacgattttaaaggtcaaacgcttaattatgtttttaaaaatcaatatttttaaatcgcaattttttaaatcacaaccATAAGAAAACACCACCTAATTCgtgtaaatttattttaaaatcgttatgCATTGTTAAGCtacagttctttttttttttgaaatataagtTACAGTGCTCAGCACATTTGTTAagcacaataataataataaactactTCCTTCGCCAAAGTGGATAACCAGAAGgagacttttattttattttttatttttttgctatttttgcTACAAGGCCAGCCAAAATAACCTTTCGGGGATTTTGGCTAGCCCAATGGGGTAATGATATAGTTTACGCAggcgtaaattttttttttattattattattttttaaaaaaaaaaaaaatttatgcctggcgtgcatcactgttgatgcacgccggCGTAAACTGTATCATTACCCAACCCAATGTATTACGCATGAGAGAAGGAAAGGTAGTTAAGTTTACTGCATAATAGTATAACTCTGAGTTGAGTGAACCGAACTGAGGATGAGTGAAACCTATGAATCATTACATTTCAAGTAAAATTGTGATGAGCCATTTAATAATGAGGATCTGTTTAAAAAATCCAAGACCTAAAAATTGTCACAtcatcaaaaattaaaagttaactAGCATGTAAACAATAAACTTAGCAAGCCTTAAATCCATTTTCCATCCAAACCCAAATCTCCATAAGCTCGAACAAGAATCCTCgatatttcatttgaaattgatagtatttattttatggtcaagatttaaatTTGATGCATGTAACGGTGTATATAATGTCgtattatttaaactttttaaagacATGTCAATATCGACATCATATACACGGTTAGTTAAAATCAACTTCAAATCCTGACCATTAAATTGAGactatctattttatttgaagttGAGAGAATCTAGTTGATCAATGtttacttataaattatttttaatgcaTCGTTTGTTTTATGGATTGGTGTTGGAAAACATGCTTAGGaacataaaatgaaataaatgtgGGGAATTCTTAATGGTGTTGTGTGGTGTGGTGTTTGTTTGTAACACCCCAACATATAacttctttttgtctttttattttttcttaaggCATTACTACTATGACTTAACTTTAAAAGTACCTGTGAAATTGTAAGAATAATTCAAGAGAAATAATTGAAAACCTCACTAATGTTCATACTTTCTAAAACTATATACATACACAAAAGATACTATTACAACCCAAATGTGCAAGGACTGTTAAAGCTTCGTCTGGGCTTTGAAATTGTTATAACATTCTAATCTCTTAAGGATAGAAATGCAGGTTAAATTTTAACACAATGTttttcataaactttcaattgcgataATGTtctccaaattaccaaaaattgtcaatatccctcctaatgatgaaaatatccttaaaataaaataaaaaataaaaaaataaaaaataaaaggcaaaaaaaaaatatatatatatatatatacacaaatatacaaaaaaaataaataaataaaagtggagtaatttaatttttttttttttttaagaaaaaaaaaaaactaattgttTAGAGCCTTTAGGGCCATTTTCTGCGCATCTGGCCTATATTCACCGTCGTACGCCCAAGTTTCACTTTCAACGTGGGGGAATTATGGTTTGCAGGTTCCCCCACTTCGAAGTTCTCCCGCTCCAGCTAATGTTCTTGTATGGTGATACCGATCCCCTTGGGGGATTCTTCTCTAAGAGTAATCAGTGCATTTCTACGATTGGATCTAGTTGCGAAGATCATATGCATGGGCCCCATGCGTCCACTTAAGGACCTGG
This genomic interval from Corylus avellana chromosome ca3, CavTom2PMs-1.0 contains the following:
- the LOC132175878 gene encoding myosin-1-like isoform X1, which translates into the protein MQHLESTTPHFIRCIKPNNLQSPKLYEQGLVLPQLRCCGVLEVVRISRSGFPTRMSYQKFARRYGFLLLENVAYQDPLSVLVAILHQFNILPEMYQVGYTKLFFRTGQNLRDLWWHCTQCCW
- the LOC132175878 gene encoding myosin-1-like isoform X2, encoding MQHLESTTPHFIRCIKPNNLQSPKLYEQGLVLPQLRCCGVLEVVRISRSGFPTRMSYQKFARRYGFLLLENVAYQDPLSVLVAILHQFNILPEMYQVGYTKLFFRTGQGCD